The following coding sequences lie in one Jonesia denitrificans DSM 20603 genomic window:
- a CDS encoding MFS transporter: MHFKFLYFGNLFSNTADGFIYLALPLLIYSISNDPLALSAVVAVGILPRMLFSLSIGEFVDRHSRTKILMYGNILRCIFVSAIVAIVMLERGEHYLLLTIVFILGIIETAVDTSATALTPTLVEKDLDKANSQIQGGQLIAQNFVAVPLAGVLFALAHWVPFMVGGACYGIAAFSGAILNHRLTEGKKEKEPRGEPKKIAKGIKSRFEGFKLMRDDEKLKQLLWISLILALAVSMSQSTLIAFLTDFLHTPTEHIGLVSMCLAVGGVAGMLVLPRFLKRFSRNTAIYTGHAGLVICLFLLWTCSTTMQAAVLLCFMSCAVSFWNIPVMTMRQMATPKKILGRVFATVGFLLSIVQIIGSIMGGIVAKMGLNFPFLFAAIIAASALIPVLKLFQLQNTTRDETMLENVQKN, encoded by the coding sequence GTGCACTTCAAATTTCTCTACTTCGGGAATCTCTTCTCAAACACGGCCGACGGTTTCATCTATCTGGCATTGCCACTACTCATTTATTCGATCAGCAACGATCCACTAGCCCTATCCGCAGTTGTTGCCGTGGGTATTCTCCCTAGAATGCTGTTCTCTCTTTCAATCGGCGAGTTTGTTGATCGTCATAGTAGAACAAAAATACTTATGTACGGCAACATTCTGCGTTGTATATTTGTGTCTGCGATAGTTGCGATTGTGATGCTCGAGAGAGGAGAACATTATTTACTACTAACCATCGTTTTCATATTGGGAATAATCGAGACAGCAGTGGATACATCGGCAACTGCACTCACACCCACATTAGTCGAAAAGGACTTAGACAAGGCGAACAGCCAAATTCAGGGAGGGCAGTTAATTGCTCAGAACTTCGTAGCGGTGCCGCTAGCCGGCGTACTCTTCGCGCTAGCACACTGGGTGCCATTTATGGTAGGCGGTGCTTGTTATGGAATCGCTGCGTTTAGCGGTGCCATTCTCAATCACAGACTAACTGAGGGGAAAAAAGAGAAAGAACCGCGAGGAGAGCCTAAGAAGATAGCAAAAGGGATTAAAAGCCGGTTTGAAGGCTTCAAGTTGATGAGAGACGACGAAAAGCTCAAGCAACTGCTCTGGATCAGTCTGATCCTCGCTCTTGCAGTGTCGATGTCACAATCAACACTGATCGCCTTCCTCACGGACTTTTTACACACCCCAACAGAGCACATCGGACTTGTCAGCATGTGTCTGGCTGTTGGCGGTGTTGCTGGGATGCTTGTTCTGCCGAGGTTCCTGAAGCGTTTCTCACGTAATACAGCAATCTATACGGGACATGCGGGTCTCGTTATTTGCCTGTTTCTGCTCTGGACATGCAGCACCACAATGCAAGCCGCAGTTCTTCTCTGCTTTATGTCTTGCGCTGTGTCTTTCTGGAATATCCCTGTCATGACAATGCGACAAATGGCGACACCTAAAAAAATACTAGGGAGGGTATTCGCAACTGTTGGCTTTCTCTTGAGTATCGTGCAGATAATCGGGTCAATAATGGGAGGCATAGTGGCGAAAATGGGTTTGAACTTCCCGTTTTTATTCGCAGCTATAATTGCAGCTAGTGCACTTATTCCCGTATTGAAGCTTTTTCAGCTCCAAAACACGACAAGGGATGAGACTATGTTAGAAAATGTCCAAAAAAATTAG
- a CDS encoding ArsR/SmtB family transcription factor, which yields MDNKTSKPTTSLVNRAAALTHPIRAAIWEYLQIHGEATSTSLSGALDLSSGLTSYHLRKMSTFGLIEEDTSQGVGRERWWRLRAIEVDLNDADETGLTQEEQGALLANTTAIEARSFVNFWSKAWAGEIDPKWVEESNSTQLIMNLTIEQFEELASDISQMLDKWGNISAANTQENRQVNEGAGTERVQFTVRAFPL from the coding sequence ATGGACAACAAAACCTCAAAGCCAACGACATCTCTTGTCAATCGAGCTGCCGCATTAACTCATCCAATTCGTGCAGCTATTTGGGAATACCTGCAAATTCACGGTGAAGCAACATCAACTTCATTAAGTGGTGCGCTGGATCTTTCGTCAGGTCTAACTAGTTATCACTTGCGGAAGATGAGCACCTTCGGCCTGATAGAGGAAGACACTTCTCAAGGAGTGGGCCGTGAGCGCTGGTGGCGCCTACGAGCGATTGAGGTGGACCTGAATGACGCGGATGAAACGGGTCTAACACAGGAGGAGCAAGGCGCCTTGCTAGCGAATACCACCGCAATTGAGGCGAGGAGTTTCGTAAACTTTTGGTCCAAGGCATGGGCTGGAGAAATTGATCCGAAATGGGTAGAAGAATCAAATAGTACTCAGCTCATAATGAACCTAACGATCGAACAGTTTGAAGAATTAGCATCTGACATTTCCCAAATGCTAGATAAATGGGGAAATATCAGTGCCGCAAATACACAAGAAAATCGTCAAGTAAATGAAGGCGCAGGCACTGAGCGCGTCCAATTCACAGTCAGAGCATTCCCGTTGTGA
- a CDS encoding glutathione S-transferase family protein gives MVERETKSIHTTPGKYVEPGQDYDRDTQYIEDRITTDARDGWPVEAGRYRLIAARACPWANRAIIVRRLLGLEDAISLGTPGPVHDERSWTFDLDPDGVDPVLGIERLQDAYFARFRDYPRGITVPAIVDVPTGAVVTNNFPQITLDFSTQWTQFHRDGAPDLYPEALRSEIDEVAELIYQDVNNGVYRAGFAGSQRSYERAYTTLFSRLDWLEDRLSTQRFLVGDTITEADVRLFTTLVRFDAVYHGHFKCNRNKLSELPALWGYARDLFQTPGFGDTIDFQQIKDHYYQVHRDINPSGIVPLGPDASAWLTEHGREELGGRPFGDGTPPAPPRDGEKVPSIR, from the coding sequence ATGGTTGAACGCGAAACTAAAAGCATCCACACAACCCCCGGAAAGTACGTAGAACCCGGACAAGACTACGACCGGGACACCCAGTACATCGAGGACCGAATCACGACCGATGCGCGTGACGGGTGGCCTGTTGAGGCTGGCCGGTACCGGCTCATTGCTGCGCGCGCATGCCCGTGGGCCAACCGGGCAATCATTGTGCGGCGGCTCCTTGGGTTGGAAGACGCCATTTCCTTAGGCACCCCCGGGCCTGTCCATGATGAACGCAGTTGGACGTTTGACCTTGACCCTGACGGTGTTGACCCTGTTCTGGGTATTGAACGCCTCCAAGACGCTTACTTCGCCCGGTTCCGTGATTACCCTCGCGGTATCACAGTGCCAGCCATTGTCGATGTGCCCACCGGCGCAGTCGTCACCAACAACTTCCCCCAGATCACCCTCGATTTTTCCACGCAGTGGACGCAGTTCCACCGCGATGGCGCGCCGGACCTCTACCCTGAGGCTTTGCGCAGTGAAATTGATGAGGTCGCCGAACTGATCTACCAAGACGTCAACAATGGGGTGTACCGGGCAGGTTTCGCCGGGTCACAGCGCTCCTATGAGCGCGCCTACACAACACTGTTTAGCCGGTTAGATTGGTTGGAAGACCGGTTAAGCACCCAACGGTTCCTCGTGGGCGACACAATCACCGAAGCTGACGTTCGCCTGTTCACCACCCTGGTCCGGTTTGACGCCGTCTATCACGGCCACTTCAAATGCAACCGCAACAAACTCTCAGAACTACCTGCGCTGTGGGGGTACGCCCGTGACCTCTTCCAAACACCAGGGTTCGGCGACACAATCGACTTCCAACAAATCAAAGACCACTACTACCAGGTGCACCGCGACATTAACCCCTCCGGGATTGTGCCCCTTGGTCCTGATGCGTCTGCGTGGTTGACCGAGCACGGTCGGGAAGAACTGGGTGGACGTCCCTTCGGTGACGGCACCCCACCTGCCCCACCACGTGACGGTGAGAAAGTTCCCAGCATCAGGTAG